In a genomic window of Cytobacillus sp. FSL H8-0458:
- the smc gene encoding chromosome segregation protein SMC, with protein sequence MFLKRLDVIGFKSFAERITVDFVPGVTAVVGPNGSGKSNITDAIRWVLGEQSAKSLRGAKMEDVIFAGSDSRRAQNFAEVTLTLDNADQGLPIEYSEVSVTRRVYRSGDSEYLINKQTCRLKDIVDLFMDSGLGREAFSIISQGRVEEILNSKAEERRTIFEEAAGVLKYKTRKKKAEGKLSETQDNLNRVNDILHELETQVEPLKIQASIAKDYLQQKEELEKIEVALTVYEIEDLHSKWEQLSRQLELHTEDELKLSAIIQNKEAKMEELKDHIAAIDESVNDLQDVLLHASEELEKLEGRKEVLKERKKNASQNKDQLHKNMKELTMKIAELKEQKEKHSTLTEKVKTEAVKLQKALKEKQEQLKLFSENTEEKIESLKSDYIEVLNSQAASRNELQNIDQQLSQQGQRSSRLEMDNEKFIADRKKNEEKKQKIQSNLENLQKELENQVHLFRNEDRKLESLKNNYQKQEKTLYQAYQYLQQAKSRQEMLEEMEEDFSGFFQGVKEVLKARGSKLQGIEGAVAELIQVPKEYETAIETALGGAMQHIIVQDEQDGRSAIQFLKKNSYGRATFLPLSVIKGKKLNTTQMQSVQGHPAFIGEAASLIQFEERHQPAIENLLGNVVIARDLKGANELAKLLQYRVRLVTIDGDVVNPGGSMTGGAVKQKSTSILSRKGELEELKSRITDMESKTANLEKQVKLQKSEIQKQDLRIEQLRKTGEELRLMEQKVKGELLEAEFEEKSINERLSLYDMDKAQFSQDIERLLARKSELSVLLEQQQMQIANLDQEIKVLTERKNTQQTSKETVVSEINELKISFASKSEQLNHAEDKLAAINSELAVTQEKLKTVKEDLELLSSEMTNSSSGEQHLEEAAQQKLKEKNDTLELIASRRNERLKLQASLEDLELEAKELKRQHKGLIEVLKDEEVKQNRLDVELENRLNHLREEYLLSFEAAKEEYPLQIEIEEARKRVKLIKLAIEELGAVNLGAIEEYERVSERYEFLLEQKTDLQEAKDTLFQVIDEMDVEMKRRFEETFEGIRFHFESVFQSLFGGGRADLRLTQPDDLLNTGVEIVAQPPGKKLQNLGLLSGGERALTAIALLFSILKVRPVPFCILDEVEAALDEANVQRFSKYLKRYSAETQFIVITHRKGTMEEADVLYGVTMQESGVSKLVSVRLEETRELITQ encoded by the coding sequence TTGTTTTTAAAAAGGCTTGATGTTATTGGATTTAAGTCGTTTGCTGAGCGGATAACGGTTGATTTTGTTCCAGGCGTCACAGCAGTTGTCGGTCCGAATGGAAGCGGGAAAAGCAATATAACGGATGCCATCCGCTGGGTATTGGGTGAACAATCAGCTAAGTCCCTTCGCGGTGCGAAAATGGAGGACGTCATTTTTGCGGGCAGTGATTCCCGAAGAGCACAGAATTTTGCAGAGGTGACACTGACCCTTGATAACGCCGATCAGGGTCTGCCGATCGAGTATAGCGAAGTCAGTGTTACAAGAAGGGTCTACCGGTCCGGAGACAGTGAATACCTGATCAATAAGCAAACATGCAGACTTAAAGATATTGTAGATTTATTTATGGATTCAGGCCTTGGCAGGGAAGCTTTCTCAATCATAAGCCAGGGCAGAGTTGAAGAAATTCTAAACAGTAAAGCTGAAGAACGCCGGACTATATTTGAAGAAGCGGCTGGCGTACTTAAATACAAGACAAGAAAGAAAAAGGCGGAAGGCAAGCTTTCAGAAACCCAGGATAACTTAAACAGGGTGAATGATATTCTTCATGAACTGGAAACCCAGGTAGAGCCTTTGAAAATACAGGCTTCAATCGCAAAAGATTATCTGCAGCAGAAAGAAGAGCTGGAGAAAATAGAGGTTGCCCTTACCGTTTATGAGATCGAGGATCTGCATTCAAAATGGGAGCAGCTTTCACGTCAGCTCGAGCTGCATACGGAAGATGAATTGAAGCTCTCGGCCATTATCCAAAACAAAGAAGCAAAAATGGAAGAGTTAAAGGATCATATTGCTGCAATTGATGAATCAGTAAATGATCTGCAGGATGTCCTCCTTCATGCCAGTGAAGAGCTGGAAAAACTGGAAGGCAGAAAAGAAGTACTCAAAGAGCGAAAGAAAAATGCCAGCCAGAATAAAGACCAGCTTCATAAAAATATGAAAGAACTTACAATGAAGATTGCTGAGTTAAAAGAGCAGAAAGAAAAGCACTCGACTCTCACGGAAAAAGTGAAGACAGAAGCTGTTAAGCTTCAAAAAGCATTAAAGGAAAAGCAGGAGCAGCTCAAACTATTCAGTGAAAATACAGAAGAAAAAATTGAATCGCTGAAAAGTGATTATATTGAAGTGCTGAACAGCCAGGCAGCTTCAAGGAATGAATTGCAGAATATTGATCAGCAGCTGAGTCAGCAGGGGCAGCGCAGTTCAAGGCTTGAAATGGATAATGAAAAATTTATTGCTGACCGCAAGAAAAATGAAGAGAAAAAACAAAAGATACAATCAAATCTTGAAAACCTGCAAAAGGAATTAGAAAATCAAGTTCATCTATTCCGAAATGAAGACCGCAAGCTTGAATCATTAAAGAATAATTATCAAAAGCAGGAAAAAACCTTGTATCAGGCTTATCAATATTTGCAGCAGGCGAAATCCCGTCAGGAAATGCTTGAAGAAATGGAAGAGGATTTTTCGGGTTTTTTCCAAGGAGTAAAAGAAGTATTGAAAGCAAGAGGCAGCAAGCTGCAGGGAATTGAAGGAGCCGTAGCTGAGTTAATTCAGGTGCCAAAAGAGTACGAAACTGCGATTGAAACAGCTCTCGGCGGTGCCATGCAGCATATCATTGTACAGGATGAACAGGACGGAAGAAGTGCCATTCAATTCCTGAAGAAGAATTCATACGGCAGAGCCACATTTCTGCCTTTAAGTGTAATTAAGGGGAAGAAGCTGAATACCACCCAAATGCAATCGGTTCAAGGCCACCCTGCCTTTATTGGTGAAGCTGCTTCACTGATACAATTTGAAGAGAGGCACCAGCCTGCTATCGAGAACTTGCTTGGCAATGTGGTTATTGCCCGGGATCTTAAAGGTGCCAATGAACTTGCGAAGCTGCTTCAATACCGTGTGAGGCTCGTAACAATTGACGGAGATGTGGTTAATCCTGGCGGCTCCATGACCGGTGGAGCTGTGAAACAAAAAAGTACTTCAATTCTTTCACGTAAAGGTGAACTTGAAGAGCTGAAGTCCAGAATTACGGATATGGAATCCAAAACAGCAAATCTCGAAAAGCAAGTAAAACTGCAAAAAAGTGAAATTCAAAAACAGGATTTACGCATTGAGCAGCTTAGAAAAACAGGCGAAGAGCTTCGTTTGATGGAACAGAAGGTAAAAGGAGAACTTTTAGAAGCAGAGTTTGAAGAGAAAAGCATTAATGAGCGCCTATCCCTTTATGATATGGACAAAGCACAGTTTTCGCAAGATATAGAGAGACTGCTGGCAAGAAAGAGCGAGCTTTCAGTTTTATTGGAACAGCAGCAAATGCAAATTGCTAATCTTGATCAGGAGATAAAAGTATTAACAGAAAGAAAAAACACCCAGCAGACCTCAAAGGAAACTGTAGTATCTGAAATTAATGAGCTGAAAATTAGCTTCGCTTCCAAAAGTGAGCAGCTGAACCATGCTGAGGACAAGCTGGCCGCCATAAATTCTGAGCTTGCTGTTACCCAGGAGAAGCTGAAAACCGTTAAAGAAGATTTAGAATTGCTTTCATCCGAAATGACAAACAGCTCTTCAGGTGAACAGCATCTGGAAGAAGCAGCACAGCAAAAACTAAAGGAAAAGAATGATACGCTTGAACTAATTGCTTCAAGAAGGAATGAGCGATTAAAGCTCCAAGCATCTTTAGAGGATCTTGAGCTTGAGGCGAAAGAATTAAAACGCCAGCATAAAGGCCTCATAGAAGTGCTGAAAGATGAGGAAGTTAAACAGAACCGGCTGGATGTTGAGCTTGAGAATAGGCTGAATCATTTAAGGGAAGAATACCTGCTGTCTTTTGAAGCAGCTAAAGAAGAATACCCGCTGCAAATTGAAATTGAGGAAGCGCGAAAAAGAGTAAAACTCATAAAGCTGGCTATCGAGGAACTTGGCGCAGTAAATCTCGGAGCAATCGAGGAATATGAAAGAGTATCGGAACGCTATGAATTCCTGCTTGAGCAAAAAACAGACCTTCAGGAAGCAAAAGATACATTATTCCAGGTTATTGATGAAATGGATGTTGAAATGAAAAGGCGATTTGAAGAAACCTTTGAAGGGATCCGTTTTCATTTTGAGTCGGTTTTCCAATCTTTATTCGGCGGCGGCAGAGCAGATTTACGCTTGACACAGCCTGATGATTTATTGAATACAGGTGTGGAAATTGTCGCACAGCCGCCAGGCAAGAAATTGCAGAACCTCGGATTATTATCTGGGGGAGAGAGGGCACTTACAGCTATTGCATTACTGTTTTCCATTTTGAAAGTACGGCCCGTTCCATTCTGTATTCTTGATGAAGTTGAGGCTGCTTTGGATGAAGCGAATGTCCAAAGGTTCAGCAAATACTTAAAAAGATACAGCGCCGAAACCCAGTTCATCGTTATCACCCACAGAAAAGGAACAATGGAAGAAGCGGATGTCCTTTACGGTGTAACCATGCAGGAATCCGGTGTATCCAAACTGGTATCTGTACGTCTTGAAGAAACCAGGGAATTAATTACTCAATAG
- the fapR gene encoding transcription factor FapR: MKRNKKERQTLLTDTIKENPFVTDEELADKFSVSVQTIRLDRLELSIPELRERIKHVAEKSFEDEVRSLPIEEIIGEIIDIELDKTAISIFDVKSEHVFKRNGIARGHHLFAQANSLAVAVINDELALTAKANIQFTRPVRLNERVIAKAKVLTIDIDSGRTMVEVNSFVNNEQVFKGEFDMFRKK; this comes from the coding sequence ATGAAAAGAAACAAAAAAGAACGTCAAACATTATTAACGGACACAATAAAAGAAAATCCTTTTGTTACGGACGAGGAACTTGCGGACAAGTTCTCTGTCAGCGTCCAGACAATCAGGCTCGATCGGCTGGAATTATCAATTCCGGAATTGCGTGAGAGAATCAAGCATGTTGCCGAGAAAAGTTTTGAGGATGAAGTGCGATCTTTACCAATAGAAGAAATAATCGGTGAAATAATAGATATAGAATTGGATAAAACGGCGATATCCATTTTCGATGTAAAAAGTGAACATGTCTTCAAACGTAATGGAATTGCTCGGGGGCACCACCTGTTTGCACAGGCCAACTCACTGGCGGTCGCCGTCATAAATGATGAGCTGGCATTAACGGCAAAAGCCAATATTCAATTTACAAGGCCTGTGAGATTAAATGAACGTGTCATTGCAAAAGCAAAGGTCCTTACAATTGACATTGACAGCGGAAGGACGATGGTTGAAGTCAATAGCTTTGTGAATAACGAACAGGTATTCAAGGGCGAATTTGACATGTTCAGAAAAAAATAA
- a CDS encoding acyl carrier protein — protein sequence MAEVLERVTKIIVDRLGVEESEVKLEASFKDDLGADSLDVVELVMELEDEFDMEISDDDAEKIATVGDAVNYIKASQ from the coding sequence ATGGCAGAAGTATTAGAACGTGTAACAAAGATCATCGTGGACCGTCTTGGCGTTGAAGAGTCTGAAGTGAAATTGGAGGCTTCTTTCAAAGATGATCTAGGTGCTGATTCCCTTGATGTAGTAGAATTAGTAATGGAATTAGAAGATGAGTTCGACATGGAAATTTCTGACGATGACGCTGAGAAAATCGCAACAGTCGGTGACGCTGTAAATTACATAAAAGCTAGCCAATAA
- the fabG gene encoding 3-oxoacyl-[acyl-carrier-protein] reductase, giving the protein MKLEGKAALVTGASRGIGREIALGLARQGADIAVNYSGSEARANEVVDEIKALGRNAFAIQCDVSNSDSVTSMVKETVEKFGKLDILVNNAGITKDNLLMRMKEDEWDDVININLKGVFLCTKAVTRQMMKQRSGRIINISSIVGVSGNPGQANYVAAKSGVIGLTKTSAKELASRGITVNAIAPGFITTDMTDKLNEDVRDQMLKQIPLARFGDPADIANVAVFLASEDSRYMTGQTLHVDGGMVM; this is encoded by the coding sequence ATGAAGCTAGAGGGAAAAGCCGCTTTAGTAACAGGAGCTTCCCGCGGAATCGGAAGAGAAATCGCTTTGGGTCTTGCCAGGCAAGGTGCAGATATTGCGGTTAACTACTCCGGAAGTGAGGCAAGGGCGAACGAAGTCGTTGATGAAATAAAGGCATTAGGCAGAAATGCTTTTGCTATCCAATGCGATGTGTCAAATAGTGATTCCGTGACAAGCATGGTAAAAGAAACAGTAGAAAAGTTTGGCAAGCTTGATATTCTGGTTAATAATGCGGGGATTACGAAGGACAACCTGCTTATGAGAATGAAGGAGGACGAATGGGATGATGTTATTAACATTAACCTGAAAGGTGTTTTCCTTTGTACAAAAGCTGTTACAAGGCAAATGATGAAACAGCGCAGCGGCCGCATTATCAATATTTCATCCATTGTGGGTGTGAGTGGAAATCCTGGACAGGCTAACTATGTCGCTGCCAAATCAGGGGTTATCGGCCTGACAAAAACCTCAGCAAAGGAACTTGCATCAAGAGGGATAACAGTCAATGCCATTGCACCAGGCTTCATCACAACTGATATGACGGATAAGCTGAACGAGGATGTAAGGGATCAGATGCTGAAACAAATCCCATTGGCGCGCTTCGGCGATCCTGCAGATATTGCAAATGTGGCAGTGTTTCTAGCTTCAGAAGACAGCCGTTATATGACAGGGCAAACCCTGCATGTTGATGGCGGAATGGTCATGTGA
- the plsX gene encoding phosphate acyltransferase PlsX, giving the protein MKIAIDAMGGDNAPKEIVLGAMKAAAEYKDVHITLVGDESKINQYLTSNERIDILHTDEVILPDDEPVRAVRRKKNASMVLAAQLVTDGKADACISAGNTGALMAAGLFVVGRIEGIERPALSPTLPTIDGEGFLLLDVGANVDAKPEHLLQYAIMGSIYTEKVRGVANPRVGLLNIGTEEKKGNELAKNTFDLLKKADINFIGNVEARDLLEGAADVVVTDGFTGNMVLKTIEGTALSVFKMLKTALTSSFKTKLAAAALKPDLYQLKSKMDYSEYGGAGLFGLKAPLIKAHGSSDATALFSAVRQTRNMVENNVADTIKEAVEKEARKTALK; this is encoded by the coding sequence ATGAAAATTGCCATAGACGCAATGGGAGGCGACAATGCTCCGAAGGAAATTGTCCTTGGGGCAATGAAAGCTGCCGCAGAATATAAGGATGTACATATTACCCTTGTAGGCGATGAGTCAAAAATAAACCAATACCTTACTTCAAATGAGCGAATTGACATTTTACATACAGATGAAGTCATCTTGCCGGATGATGAGCCGGTGAGAGCTGTACGCAGAAAGAAAAATGCATCCATGGTGCTTGCAGCGCAGCTTGTTACAGATGGTAAGGCGGATGCATGCATTTCCGCAGGAAACACGGGTGCTCTAATGGCAGCAGGCCTTTTTGTGGTAGGAAGGATTGAGGGCATTGAACGTCCGGCATTATCACCTACGCTTCCAACAATAGACGGAGAAGGGTTCCTTTTGCTTGATGTAGGGGCGAATGTGGACGCGAAGCCGGAGCATCTTCTTCAATATGCGATTATGGGATCTATATATACCGAAAAAGTCAGGGGTGTAGCCAATCCCAGAGTAGGGCTCCTAAATATCGGAACGGAAGAGAAAAAAGGCAATGAGCTGGCAAAAAATACATTTGATCTGCTGAAGAAGGCGGATATCAATTTTATCGGCAATGTTGAAGCGCGCGATTTGCTCGAGGGAGCTGCGGATGTTGTAGTGACGGATGGCTTTACCGGCAATATGGTCCTCAAGACAATTGAAGGTACTGCTCTATCTGTATTTAAAATGCTAAAAACAGCTCTGACCAGCAGCTTTAAAACAAAATTGGCAGCAGCAGCCTTAAAGCCCGATCTATACCAGCTTAAATCTAAAATGGATTATTCTGAATACGGCGGTGCCGGATTATTTGGATTAAAGGCGCCGCTTATCAAGGCGCATGGCTCTTCAGATGCAACAGCTTTATTCAGTGCAGTGAGGCAGACCAGGAACATGGTCGAAAACAATGTTGCTGATACGATTAAGGAAGCAGTTGAAAAAGAAGCCAGAAAGACAGCACTTAAATAA
- the rnc gene encoding ribonuclease III, giving the protein MRSNKDKERKSFRAIEKQFKEFQTDIGIHFENEKLLKQAFTHSSYVNEHRRKPYEDNERLEFLGDAVLELTVSKFLYLKYPMMSEGELTKLRAAVVCEPSLVSFAHELSFGSLVLLGKGEEMTGGRTRPALLADVFEAFIGALYLDKGLDTVVGFLEKVVFPKIDSGAFSHVMDFKSQLQELVQRDGAGAIEYKILQEKGPAHNREFVSTVSLNGRGLGTGTGRSKKEAEQHAAQMALEVLKNHIK; this is encoded by the coding sequence ATGCGCAGCAATAAAGATAAAGAAAGAAAATCATTTCGCGCAATCGAAAAACAATTTAAAGAATTCCAGACGGATATCGGAATTCACTTTGAAAATGAAAAATTACTAAAACAAGCTTTTACCCATTCATCCTATGTGAATGAGCACCGGAGAAAGCCTTATGAAGACAATGAAAGACTGGAATTCCTGGGAGATGCTGTCCTCGAACTGACTGTTTCAAAATTCCTTTACCTTAAATATCCGATGATGAGCGAGGGCGAATTAACAAAGCTGAGGGCAGCGGTTGTCTGCGAACCATCCCTGGTCTCATTTGCCCATGAATTGTCATTTGGCAGCCTTGTGCTCCTTGGTAAAGGGGAGGAAATGACCGGAGGAAGAACCCGTCCGGCCCTGCTTGCAGATGTATTTGAAGCCTTTATAGGTGCATTGTATCTGGATAAAGGATTAGATACAGTTGTCGGTTTTTTGGAAAAAGTTGTTTTTCCAAAGATTGATTCAGGTGCTTTTTCGCATGTGATGGATTTTAAAAGCCAGCTGCAAGAGCTTGTGCAGCGGGATGGAGCAGGTGCAATTGAATATAAAATCCTTCAGGAAAAGGGGCCTGCCCACAATCGAGAATTTGTTTCCACTGTTTCTCTAAATGGCAGGGGACTTGGGACAGGCACTGGCCGGTCAAAGAAAGAAGCCGAACAGCATGCGGCCCAAATGGCTCTTGAAGTATTAAAAAATCATATAAAGTGA
- the fabD gene encoding ACP S-malonyltransferase, with amino-acid sequence MGKIAFLFPGQGSQAAGMGKVLAEQDENVKGFFERADQKLGFSLSELIFEGPQDKLTLTTNAQPALLTTGIAILDYFKRSGITPDFVAGHSLGEYTALVAAEAISFEDGVYAVRKRGEFMEEAVPNGEGTMAAVLGLDRDKLTAVTEEVTAGGNPVQLANLNCPGQIVISGSKAGVELASLKAKEEGAKRVLPLEVSGPFHSQLMKPAAEKFRGILDEIEIKDAKVPVIANVTASEMTSASEINGRLIEQLYSPVLWEDSIRRMIELGVDTFIEIGPGKVLSGLVKKVDRSLKTYAVSDAESCQAVTESLKEELR; translated from the coding sequence ATGGGTAAAATCGCTTTTTTATTCCCTGGGCAGGGGTCCCAGGCTGCAGGTATGGGAAAAGTCTTAGCTGAACAGGATGAAAACGTAAAAGGATTTTTTGAAAGAGCCGATCAAAAACTTGGGTTTTCATTATCGGAACTTATTTTTGAAGGGCCTCAGGACAAATTGACGTTAACAACAAACGCACAGCCTGCACTATTGACCACTGGCATTGCCATTCTCGATTATTTTAAAAGGTCTGGTATAACACCTGATTTTGTTGCGGGACATAGCCTTGGTGAGTATACTGCACTAGTCGCTGCGGAAGCTATATCCTTTGAGGATGGGGTATATGCTGTCCGTAAGCGGGGCGAATTCATGGAAGAAGCCGTTCCTAATGGCGAGGGAACAATGGCTGCAGTATTGGGGCTTGACAGGGACAAGCTTACTGCAGTTACAGAAGAGGTTACTGCAGGAGGAAATCCGGTGCAGCTTGCAAACCTGAACTGTCCTGGACAAATTGTCATTTCAGGTTCAAAAGCAGGCGTGGAACTGGCTTCTCTAAAGGCTAAAGAAGAAGGTGCCAAGCGTGTGCTTCCACTGGAGGTAAGCGGTCCTTTCCATTCCCAATTAATGAAGCCTGCTGCTGAGAAGTTCAGGGGAATCCTTGACGAAATTGAGATTAAAGATGCAAAGGTTCCTGTCATTGCCAATGTAACAGCTTCTGAAATGACATCTGCTTCAGAAATAAATGGCAGATTGATTGAACAGCTGTATTCTCCTGTGCTATGGGAGGATTCAATCCGCAGGATGATAGAGCTTGGAGTGGATACATTTATAGAAATAGGTCCAGGAAAAGTATTGTCAGGCTTAGTGAAAAAGGTAGATCGTTCCCTTAAAACGTATGCCGTTTCAGATGCAGAATCATGCCAGGCAGTTACAGAATCCTTGAAGGAGGAATTGAGATGA